The following DNA comes from Deltaproteobacteria bacterium.
AGGTAGCAGTCTGCTCGGGCGTCCAGTGATCAGCCCCGGCTCCGGACCGAGGGAGAGCCCGGCAGGAGACCCTCGGCGAGGGCCAGGGTGGCGGCCTCGGTCTTCGTGCTGACGTCCAGCTTCCGGTAGATGTTCTTCACGTGGCTCTGGACCGTGCCGAGGCCGATCCCCAGGATCTCCCCGGTCTCGGCGTAGGTCTGGCCGGCCGCCAGCTGGGAGAGGACCTCGAGCTCCCGGGGGGTGAGCTGCTCGGGGCGCTCGGTGCGAGGGATCCGGGCGGGCTCGAGCACCCAGCCCACGAGGTGGCGCGCCAGCGCCGGGGAGAAGCTGGCGCCCCCGGCGAGGACGGCCTCCAGGGCGCCCAGGAGCCGCTCGGGGCCCTCTCCACGCAGGATGAGGCTCTTGCCCCCGGCGCGCAGGAAGGCCATCAGCAGCTCCGGGGGGCAGGCCTCGCAGAGGCCGACCACGGGGCGCTCGAGGGAGGTCAGGAGCTTCAGGCCCTCGAGGCCGGTCGTCGTGGTGGGATCGAGGACCACCACGTCGAAGGCGAGGCCCTGATCGATCAGGAGCTGGATCTCGGTGGGGTGGGAGCAGGCGGCCGCGAGCCCGAAGGTCGGTTGCTTCCAGCCGATGAGCTGGCCGAGGGCGTCGCGCAGGTGGCTGCGCTCCTCCAGCACGAGTACCGAGATCACGATCTTTCCTCCCGGGACATCCCCAGAGTCCGTTCGCCTCTCTCCCTATCCCATCCGTGGGAGGCTGGCGAGAGAGGAAGCGATGCGGCGGCGGCTCCGCGGTGGGTTTCGAGCGGGGGCTCCTTCGGCTATCAAGCCTGGCCATGACGAGCCTGCGTCGCCCTCCCCTCCCCTCCCTGGTCTCTCTCCTCGCCCTGGCGCTCCTCCT
Coding sequences within:
- a CDS encoding response regulator transcription factor, with protein sequence MISVLVLEERSHLRDALGQLIGWKQPTFGLAAACSHPTEIQLLIDQGLAFDVVVLDPTTTTGLEGLKLLTSLERPVVGLCEACPPELLMAFLRAGGKSLILRGEGPERLLGALEAVLAGGASFSPALARHLVGWVLEPARIPRTERPEQLTPRELEVLSQLAAGQTYAETGEILGIGLGTVQSHVKNIYRKLDVSTKTEAATLALAEGLLPGSPSVRSRG